The following is a genomic window from Mauremys mutica isolate MM-2020 ecotype Southern chromosome 4, ASM2049712v1, whole genome shotgun sequence.
CCTCTGTTTTGACCACTGATCTGAGTTGGGGCCTGCAGACTTTGTTggaatacaaacaaataaataataataaaaatagaataatgAACAACACTCCTACGGACTCTGCGAAATTACATTGTAATGGGCTGGGAATTGAATTCACCTGTTCCCACTCCCCATCACTAAACCAGTACAGAGTTAAACAGATTCAGGAATTGGTTAGGAGTTTATTCATTGCTCTCCTCACGGCGTCCTTCACCTccgtgttcctcaggctgtagatgagggggttcaaCACGGGGATCACCAGCGTGTAAAACAGCGAGGCCATTTTGTCTGTGTCCATGGAATAGCTGGAGGGGGGACGTAAAAATATGAAGAGGAGGGTGCCAAAAAGCAGGACCACAGCAGTCAAGTGGAAAGAGCAGGTGGAGATGGTTTTGCGCCGGCCCTCGGCAGAGCTGATCtgcaggatggtggagatgatataCACATAGGAGAGGAGGACAGTTACAAGGCTGCTCACTATAATGCAGCTCATAAAAACATACATCATAATCTCATTGATGCGGGTGTCAGAGCAGGAGAGCGCCAGCAGTGGggggatgtcacagaagaaatgattgATGATGTTGGAGCTGCAGTATGACAGCCGAAATGTAAAACACGTTTCTATCACTGAATCCACCAACCCGACAGCGTATGCCCCAAC
Proteins encoded in this region:
- the LOC123369746 gene encoding olfactory receptor-like protein OLF1 produces the protein MEKGNHSEVTEFILSGLTDRPELQVPLFVLFLLIYGITLLGNGGMILLITIDPRLQTPMYFFLSNLSFCDLCFSSILSPKMLLNFLAERKSISFSACAVQMNLCIIFADVECLLLAVMAYDRYVAICNPLLYTVTMSRQLCKELVVGAYAVGLVDSVIETCFTFRLSYCSSNIINHFFCDIPPLLALSCSDTRINEIMMYVFMSCIIVSSLVTVLLSYVYIISTILQISSAEGRRKTISTCSFHLTAVVLLFGTLLFIFLRPPSSYSMDTDKMASLFYTLVIPVLNPLIYSLRNTEVKDAVRRAMNKLLTNS